One stretch of Centroberyx gerrardi isolate f3 chromosome 13, fCenGer3.hap1.cur.20231027, whole genome shotgun sequence DNA includes these proteins:
- the LOC139926787 gene encoding transferrin receptor protein 1-like: MDQARSTISKIFNGEPRSYTRFNLTQNMEGDNSQVEMKLSSDMDEEVGGNGVGEHLNHNSNHNPYVVRKPGRTPKNICFIAATTLLIFIIGYLIGYLVHRKKDLAPSCAASMLPFDDTVAQGTYETGAAPLMDWDDVKKLLAQKLSAPNFEDAFSEFASNSHQAGSPGDEVLGNKVLKRFKEYGMKTWSDEHFIKVQDPPVSGSNKVVFKGREQRPTGFLSYSGNGTATGAVLYAHYGQASDFGLLQDKNINLNGRVIMVRAGKISFAEKVANAAKMNASAVLIYPDPADYSIRDDTQLFGHVHMGSGDPYTPGFPSFNHTQFPPVLSSGLPSILAQTISTRTAYTIVTQLGGQSVPGEWGGIGRLGDETDIATVEVNNVVTEKKITNVFGVIKGFVDSDRYVVLGAQRDAWGPGFAKSTVGTSVLVELARSISDMVKNDGFKPRRSIVFASWSAGEYGSIGATEWLEGYPSSLSMKAFSYINLDGVVTGLDGFKAAASPLMYSLIESTLKEVKTPNNPAMTLFSQVARTNWETDVLEPLKLDNAAYPFLAFSGIPSVSFRFATNSASRPAAVDYQYFGTLLDTREKLYAATSNQTPRLAVTAAQFAGQIALRLVHDHLLRMDLQKYDSIIRSRVAEINRKVKSVQRMQPQLLPKALTVQWLISASGSYSRASRQMVADIQNSNLEDIEMCRIINDRIMTVEKNFLSPYVSPRESPFRHVLLGSGPHTLKALSNHLEALRTSDPEADANLFRNQFALATWTIQGCANSLAGDIWSLDNEI, translated from the exons ATGGACCAGGCAAGGTCAACGATATCCAAAATA TTTAATGGGGAGCCGCGCTCCTATACACGCTTCAACCTGACCCAGAACATGGAAGGCGACAACAGCCAGGTGGAGATGAAGCTGTCGTCTGACATGGATGAGGAGGTCGGGGGCAATGGAGTGGGAGAGCACCTCAACCACAACTCTAACCACAACCCTTATGTGGTGCGCAAACCCGGACGCACGCCCAAGAATATCTGCTTCATTGCGGCCACcaccctcctcatcttcatcatcg GCTACTTGATTGGCTACCTGGTCCATCGGAAGAAGGACTTGGCTCCCAGCTGTGCCGCCTCCATGCTCCCTTTCGATGACACCGTTGCCCAGGGGACCTATGAGACGGGTGCTGCTCCCCTCATGGACTGGGACGATGTCAAGAAACTTCTCGCTCAAAAACTCAGCGCACCCAACTTCGAAGACGCCTTCAG TGAGTTTGCCAGTAACAGCCACCAGGCTGGTTCTCCAGGTGATGAGGTGCTGGGGAACAAGGTGCTGAAGAGGTTTAAAGAGTACGGCATGAAAACCTGGTCTGATGAGCACTTTATTAAGGTTCAGGACCCCCCGGTTTCTGGCTCCAACAAAGTCGTCTTCAAAGGGAGGGAGCAGCGACCAACTGGATTCCTGTCCTATAGTGGCAACGGAACAGCAACG ggtgCTGTCCTCTATGCGCACTACGGGCAGGCGAGTGACTTCGGGTTGCTGCAGGACAAGAACATCAACCTGAACGGCAGGGTGATCATGGTCAGAGCTGGCAAGATCAGCTTTGCTGAGAAG GTAGCCAATGCTGCCAAAATGAATGCCTCTGCTGTGCTGATCTACCCAGACCCAGCTGATTACTCTATTAGGGATGACACCCAGCTGTTTGGACAT GTCCATATGGGTTCAGGGGACCCCTACACCCCAGGCTTCCCCTCCTTCAACCACACCCAGTTTCCTCCTGTGCTGTCTTCAGGCCTTCCATCAATCTTGGCCCAGACCATCTCAACACGCACGGCTTACACCATCGTGAC ACAGCTGGGGGGCCAGAGTGTGCCAGGAGAGTGGGGAGGCATCGGCAGGCTGGGAGATGAGACCGACATTGCTACCGTGGAGGTCAACAACGTTGTGACTGAGAAAAAGATCACTAATGTCTTTGGAGTCATCAAAGGCTTTGTGGATTCAG ATCGTTATGTGGTTCTCGGTGCCCAGAGGGATGCATGGGGTCCGGGTTTTGCCAAATCGACTGTGGGCACCAGTGTCCTGGTTGAGCTGGCACGCTCCATCTCTGACATGGTGAAGAACG ATGGATTCAAGCCAAGGAGAAGCATTGTGTTTGCCAGCTGGAGTGCTGGAGAGTATGGGAGCATTGGCGCCACCGAGTGGTTGGAG GGTTATCCGTCCTCTCTGAGCATGAAAGCCTTCTCATACATTAACCTGGATGGCGTTGTAACAG GTCTGGATGGGTTCAAAGCTGCAGCCAGTCCCTTGATGTACAGCCTGATTGAGAGCACTCTGAAGGAG GTGAAAACCCCAAACAACCCCGCCATGACTCTCTTTTCTCAGGTTGCAAGGACCAACTGGGAGACAGATGT GTTGGAGCCTCTGAAACTGGACAATGCTGCTTATCCTTTCCTCGCCTTTTCTGGCATTCCCTCGGTCTCATTTAGATTCGCCACCAATTCAGCAAGTCGGCCTGCTGCAGTA GACTACCAGTACTTTGGCACTCTGCTGGACACCCGAGAGAAGCTGTACGCGGCCACGTCCAACCAGACACCTCGGCTGGCGGTGACAGCGGCCCAGTTTGCGGGTCAGATAGCCCTGAGACTAGTCCACGACCACCTGCTGCGGATGGACTTGCAGAAGTACGACAGCATCATTCGCAGTCGCGTGGCAGAGATCAACCGGAAAGTCAAGTCTGTTCAGAGG ATGCAGCCCCAGCTGTTGCCCAAGGCCCTGACGGTGCAGTGGTTGATCTCGGCATCTGGTTCCTACAGTCGCGCCTCTCGCCAAATGGTGGCAGATATCCAGAACAGCAACCTGGAGGACATCGAGATGTGCCGCATCATCAATGATCGCATCATGACG GTGGAAAAGAACTTCCTGTCGCCGTACGTGTCTCCCAGAGAGAGTCCCTTCCGTCACGTGCTGCTGGGCTCGGGCCCCCACACCCTCAAGGCGCTGTCCAACCACCTGGAGGCCCTCAGGACCAGCGACCCCGAGGCCGACGCCAACCTGTTCCGCAACCAGTTCGCCCTGGCCACCTGGACCATCCAGGGCTGCGCCAACTCACTGGCAGGGGACATCTGGTCTTTGGATAACGAGATCTAa